The nucleotide sequence GAGATGCCTAAGATGCGGGCAATTTCCCGCTGTGTTCTTCTGTGCCCATAAGGGAGCCCATAGCGTAGTTCTATGACTTTGCGTTCGCGCCGGCCCAGGTGCCTTAGCTTTTCGTACAGCTTTTCTTTCTCACATTGAGCTTCTACTA is from Bacillota bacterium and encodes:
- a CDS encoding sigma-70 family RNA polymerase sigma factor codes for the protein VEAQCEKEKLYEKLRHLGRRERKVIELRYGLPYGHRRTQREIARILGISRSYVSRIEKRALTKLCQELIADEGGM